A genomic stretch from Gemmatimonadaceae bacterium includes:
- the sthA gene encoding Si-specific NAD(P)(+) transhydrogenase, translated as MDTDYDLVVIGSGPAGQRGAIAAAKLGKRVAIVDQRELVGGVCLHTGTIPSKTLREAILYLSGLRQRAFYGRDYSLKDQVTFADLTFRVQSVMARELEVIRSQLKRNNVALLGGRGAFAGPHCVEVSAPDGSVSRVRAANVLVACGTRPARPSAIPFDGERFIDSDQILSLPGLPREMIVIGGGVIGLEYAAMFSAAGTRVSIVDARHQLLEFVDRELVEMLCHVMRQQNATFRLGDSLEGVDVDARGRIVARLASQRVVRGDVLLYSAGRQTNADRLALDAVGLAADSRGRIAVDACYRTAVPHVYAAGDVIGFPALAATSSEQGRLAVSHMFGVAASAVETSLLPYGIYTIPEISMVGATEESLAAERVPYEVGQARFAELARAQMMGVDSGLLKVLFHREDRRVLGVHAIGDSATELLHIGQAAMALGGTIEYFRDAVFNYPTLAEAYKVAGLDGTNRL; from the coding sequence ATGGATACCGACTACGATCTCGTCGTCATCGGATCGGGCCCGGCCGGGCAACGTGGCGCCATTGCGGCCGCGAAACTCGGCAAGCGGGTGGCGATCGTCGACCAGCGCGAGCTGGTGGGCGGCGTTTGCCTGCACACCGGCACCATCCCGAGCAAGACACTCCGCGAGGCGATCCTCTACCTGAGCGGCCTGCGGCAGCGCGCATTCTATGGGCGCGACTACTCGCTCAAGGATCAGGTCACCTTTGCCGATCTCACGTTCCGCGTGCAATCGGTGATGGCGCGCGAGCTGGAGGTGATCCGCTCGCAGCTCAAGCGAAACAACGTCGCGCTGCTCGGCGGCCGCGGCGCTTTTGCGGGCCCGCATTGCGTGGAGGTGAGCGCGCCCGACGGATCCGTCTCGCGCGTCCGCGCCGCGAACGTGCTGGTCGCCTGTGGCACACGCCCCGCGCGACCCTCCGCCATCCCGTTCGATGGCGAGCGGTTCATCGACTCCGATCAGATCCTCTCGCTGCCGGGACTTCCCCGTGAGATGATCGTGATCGGCGGCGGTGTGATCGGTCTCGAGTACGCGGCGATGTTCTCCGCCGCGGGCACGCGGGTCAGCATCGTGGACGCGCGGCACCAGCTGCTCGAGTTCGTCGACCGCGAGCTGGTGGAGATGTTGTGTCACGTCATGCGCCAGCAGAACGCCACGTTCCGACTTGGGGACTCGCTCGAAGGCGTGGACGTCGACGCGCGCGGTCGGATCGTGGCGCGATTGGCGAGTCAGCGCGTCGTGCGGGGTGATGTCCTGCTGTACAGCGCCGGCCGCCAGACGAACGCGGATCGCCTTGCCCTGGACGCGGTCGGCCTGGCCGCCGATTCGCGCGGGCGCATCGCCGTGGACGCATGCTATCGCACCGCGGTTCCGCACGTGTACGCGGCCGGAGACGTGATCGGCTTTCCGGCGCTCGCGGCCACATCGTCGGAGCAGGGTCGACTTGCGGTGAGCCACATGTTCGGCGTGGCGGCATCAGCGGTAGAGACGAGCCTGCTGCCCTACGGTATCTATACGATCCCCGAGATCTCGATGGTCGGCGCGACGGAGGAGTCCCTGGCGGCGGAGCGCGTCCCCTACGAGGTGGGTCAGGCGCGATTCGCCGAACTCGCTCGCGCACAGATGATGGGCGTGGACTCGGGGCTCCTGAAGGTACTGTTCCACCGCGAGGACCGGCGGGTCCTCGGCGTGCACGCGATCGGGGACAGCGCGACCGAGCTGCTGCACATCGGGCAGGCGGCGATGGCGCTGGGTGGCACCATCGAGTACTTCCGTGATGCCGTGTTCAACTACCCGACGCTGGCGGAGGCGTACAAGGTCGCCGGGTTAGATGGCACCAACCGCCTGTAG
- a CDS encoding class I SAM-dependent RNA methyltransferase — protein MAETAIVRIASIAAGGAGVGRLDGLAVFVPRTAPGDEVRVSLRRRARHAEGRVLGLLVPGPSRVSPTCRHYERDACGGCQLQHLDYSAQLEAKRDVVVQAFRRIARREVGVPDVVPSPARWQYRNKLTLTLRRASHGWVGGLRRYDDPDAIFALEECPITADGVLAAWRELMAAAAWLPEAGELRGMIRHTASGAVLHLTGGVSWPGASEFVASCPSLEGITWADDRGAAHVVRAGGTIGADSFAQVNMSLAGALHDHAASLALARGPERLIDAYGGSGAIARRLQGPDRTLVLIELDAAATRVARATLGPASRVVTARVESVLADELPADAVVLNPPRAGVDVRVCHVLEQAAARPATLVYVSCDPATLARDVARLPSYRVASLTLFDMFPQTAHVEVVCELVPEAA, from the coding sequence GTGGCAGAGACGGCGATCGTGCGCATCGCGAGCATTGCGGCCGGTGGTGCCGGAGTCGGTCGCCTCGACGGCCTCGCGGTCTTTGTGCCGCGCACCGCGCCCGGGGACGAGGTGCGCGTGAGCCTGCGGCGTCGCGCGCGTCACGCTGAGGGCCGCGTGCTCGGGCTGCTCGTGCCCGGGCCGTCGCGCGTGTCACCCACGTGTCGACACTACGAGCGGGACGCCTGCGGGGGATGTCAGCTTCAGCATCTCGACTACTCCGCCCAACTCGAGGCCAAGCGGGACGTGGTGGTGCAGGCGTTCCGACGCATCGCCCGCCGCGAGGTTGGTGTGCCGGACGTCGTACCGTCGCCGGCGCGCTGGCAATACCGCAACAAGCTGACGCTCACCTTGCGGCGCGCCTCGCACGGGTGGGTCGGTGGGCTGCGACGCTACGACGATCCGGATGCGATCTTTGCGCTCGAGGAGTGCCCGATTACCGCGGACGGCGTGCTCGCCGCCTGGCGCGAACTCATGGCGGCGGCCGCGTGGCTCCCGGAGGCCGGCGAGTTGCGCGGCATGATTCGGCACACCGCGTCCGGTGCGGTCCTGCACCTCACGGGGGGAGTGAGCTGGCCGGGTGCGTCGGAGTTTGTGGCCAGCTGTCCGTCGTTGGAGGGGATCACATGGGCCGACGACCGCGGGGCGGCGCACGTGGTGCGCGCCGGCGGCACGATCGGCGCGGATTCGTTTGCCCAGGTCAACATGTCATTGGCCGGCGCGTTGCATGATCACGCGGCGTCGCTGGCGCTCGCACGCGGTCCGGAGCGGCTCATCGACGCGTATGGCGGGAGCGGCGCGATCGCGCGGCGCCTTCAGGGTCCGGATCGCACGCTCGTCCTGATCGAGCTGGATGCGGCGGCAACGCGGGTGGCCCGCGCGACGCTCGGTCCTGCGTCGCGCGTGGTTACCGCCCGCGTGGAGTCGGTCCTCGCGGACGAACTCCCTGCCGATGCCGTCGTCCTCAATCCTCCGCGGGCGGGCGTCGATGTGCGCGTGTGCCACGTGCTGGAGCAGGCGGCCGCGCGGCCGGCCACGCTCGTGTACGTGAGCTGCGATCCCGCCACGCTCGCACGAGACGTCGCGCGCCTGCCTTCGTATCGCGTGGCGTCGCTCACGCTGTTCGACATGTTTCCGCAGACGGCCCACGTCGAGGTCGTGTGTGAACTGGTTCCGGAGGCGGCATGA
- a CDS encoding acetyl-CoA carboxylase biotin carboxylase subunit — translation MFDKLLVANRGEIALRIIRACRELGVRTVAVYSDADAQAPHTRAADEAVNIGPAASSESYLRGDRLIEAAQRVGAQAIHPGYGFLSEREWFSRAVRDAGLVFVGPPPEAIAAMGSKTAARQLAIRAGVPVVPGTTENLRDADEAAAIATQYGYPVLLKAAAGGGGKGMRVVREAQEIASALDAARREAKNAFGDDAVYVEKYIEGPRHVEIQVLADTHGTVLSLGERECSVQRRHQKMIEEAPSVAVSPELRQRMGDTAVAAAREAGYVNAGTCEFLLDRDGQFYFLEMNTRLQVEHPVTELVTGLDIVQWQIRIAAGERLPFPANMTPRGWAIECRITSEDPANGFLPSTGRIEFLQVPSGPGVRWDGGIEAGSSIGLHYDPMLAKLIVWGATREDAVARMKRALSELTIVGVETSREFHLRVMEDAEFRRGDIEIQWLERRLPSLVNAPAPDAGVRVAAIAAALIADRDRGRARPAPAANHQTGSMPDAWRLAARRDGLR, via the coding sequence ATGTTTGACAAACTCCTCGTTGCCAACCGTGGCGAGATCGCGCTGCGCATCATTCGTGCGTGTCGCGAACTCGGGGTGCGCACCGTGGCGGTGTACTCCGACGCCGATGCACAGGCGCCCCACACCCGGGCGGCCGACGAAGCCGTGAACATCGGTCCGGCGGCGTCCAGCGAGAGTTATCTCAGGGGAGACCGCCTCATCGAGGCCGCGCAGCGCGTCGGGGCGCAAGCCATCCACCCCGGTTACGGCTTTCTGAGCGAGCGCGAGTGGTTCTCGCGTGCCGTGCGTGATGCGGGTCTGGTGTTCGTAGGCCCACCGCCGGAGGCGATCGCCGCCATGGGCAGCAAGACCGCAGCGCGGCAGCTCGCGATTCGCGCCGGCGTGCCCGTGGTGCCCGGCACGACCGAGAACCTGCGTGACGCCGATGAGGCCGCGGCAATCGCCACGCAGTATGGGTACCCGGTGCTGCTCAAGGCCGCGGCAGGCGGAGGCGGGAAGGGTATGCGCGTCGTGCGCGAAGCGCAGGAGATCGCATCGGCGCTCGACGCGGCGCGTCGAGAGGCGAAGAACGCCTTTGGCGACGATGCCGTGTACGTCGAGAAGTACATCGAGGGCCCGCGGCACGTGGAGATCCAGGTCCTCGCCGACACCCACGGCACCGTGCTCTCGCTCGGCGAGCGCGAATGCTCGGTGCAACGCCGGCACCAGAAGATGATCGAAGAGGCGCCAAGCGTTGCGGTGTCCCCCGAACTGCGGCAGCGCATGGGCGATACCGCGGTGGCCGCCGCGCGCGAAGCCGGGTACGTCAACGCCGGCACGTGCGAGTTCCTGCTCGACCGCGATGGCCAGTTCTACTTTCTGGAGATGAATACGCGCCTGCAGGTGGAGCACCCCGTGACGGAGCTGGTCACGGGGCTCGACATCGTGCAATGGCAGATACGCATCGCCGCGGGGGAGCGGCTCCCGTTCCCGGCCAACATGACACCGCGTGGCTGGGCCATCGAATGCCGCATAACGAGCGAAGATCCCGCCAACGGCTTCCTGCCGTCGACGGGACGCATCGAGTTTCTTCAGGTGCCGTCGGGTCCGGGCGTGCGCTGGGACGGCGGGATCGAAGCCGGCAGCTCCATCGGGCTCCACTATGATCCCATGCTGGCCAAGCTCATCGTGTGGGGCGCCACGCGTGAGGACGCCGTCGCGCGCATGAAGCGCGCCTTGTCGGAGCTGACCATCGTCGGTGTCGAAACGTCGCGGGAGTTTCACTTGCGCGTGATGGAAGACGCCGAGTTCCGTCGTGGCGACATCGAGATCCAGTGGCTGGAGCGGCGACTGCCTTCGCTGGTGAATGCGCCGGCTCCGGACGCCGGCGTCCGCGTTGCGGCCATCGCCGCGGCGCTCATCGCCGATCGGGATCGCGGGCGCGCGCGCCCGGCCCCGGCGGCGAACCATCAGACGGGCTCGATGCCGGATGCCTGGAGACTCGCCGCGCGCCGCGACGGCCTGCGATAG
- a CDS encoding acyl-CoA carboxylase subunit beta, with the protein MTIREKLELLETRRDLSEQGGGAARIKAQHDKGKLSARERLDLLLDEGSFLETDRFVTHRSTDFGLDQQKVYGDGVVTGHGRINGRLVYVFSQDFTVFGGSLSEAFAEKICKIMDLAVRNGAPVIGLNDSGGARIQEGVVSLGGYAEIFLRNTLASGVVPQISAILGPCAGGAVYSPAITDFVYMVRGTSYMFVTGPNVVKTVTHEEVTMEQLGGADTHAGTSGVAHFAHDTELQTLQAIRDLFQYIPQNNLGDAPRGTGRDPRDRRDEALLEVIPDHPNKPYDMHEVIRRVVDDGEFYEVHRDYAANILCGFAHLGGHSVGIVANQPAVLAGVLDINASVKAARFVRFCDAFNIPLVTFEDVPGFLPGLAQEHGGIIRHGAKLLYAYCEATVPKLTVITRKAYGGAYDVMSSKHIRGDFNVAWPSAEIAVMGPKGAVEILFRREIAEAPDPQQAMDERVAEYTEKFANPYVAASRGYLDDIIDPRDTRPRLIDALDALQGKRDRNPPRKHGNLPL; encoded by the coding sequence ATGACCATTCGCGAGAAACTCGAACTCCTCGAGACCCGACGGGATCTCTCGGAGCAGGGCGGCGGCGCGGCGCGCATCAAGGCGCAGCACGACAAGGGCAAGCTCTCGGCGCGCGAGCGCCTCGACCTGTTGCTCGACGAAGGCAGCTTTCTCGAGACGGATCGCTTCGTGACGCACCGCTCCACCGACTTCGGCCTGGACCAGCAAAAGGTCTACGGGGACGGCGTCGTCACCGGCCACGGGCGGATCAACGGTCGCCTCGTCTATGTGTTTTCGCAGGATTTCACGGTGTTTGGCGGCTCGCTGTCCGAGGCCTTTGCCGAGAAGATCTGCAAGATCATGGACCTCGCCGTGCGCAACGGAGCGCCGGTGATCGGGCTCAACGACTCGGGCGGTGCGCGCATCCAGGAAGGCGTGGTGTCTCTCGGGGGCTACGCGGAGATCTTTCTTCGCAACACCCTGGCCTCTGGCGTCGTCCCGCAGATCTCGGCGATCCTCGGTCCCTGTGCCGGTGGCGCAGTCTACTCACCGGCGATCACCGACTTCGTGTACATGGTGCGCGGCACCTCATACATGTTCGTCACCGGCCCCAACGTGGTGAAGACGGTGACGCATGAGGAGGTCACCATGGAGCAACTCGGCGGTGCGGACACGCACGCCGGCACCTCCGGGGTTGCGCACTTTGCCCACGACACGGAGTTGCAGACGCTCCAGGCGATCCGCGACCTGTTCCAGTACATCCCGCAGAACAACCTCGGCGACGCTCCGCGCGGTACCGGGCGCGATCCGCGCGATCGTCGGGATGAGGCGTTGCTCGAGGTGATCCCGGATCATCCGAACAAGCCATACGACATGCACGAGGTCATCCGTCGGGTGGTCGACGACGGCGAGTTCTACGAAGTCCACCGCGACTATGCGGCCAACATCCTCTGTGGTTTCGCGCACCTCGGCGGCCATAGTGTCGGCATCGTGGCCAACCAGCCGGCGGTGCTCGCCGGGGTCCTCGACATCAACGCATCGGTCAAGGCCGCGCGCTTTGTGCGCTTCTGCGATGCGTTCAACATCCCGCTCGTCACCTTCGAGGATGTGCCGGGGTTCCTCCCGGGCCTGGCCCAGGAGCACGGCGGCATCATTCGTCACGGGGCCAAGCTGCTCTACGCCTACTGCGAAGCGACGGTGCCCAAGCTCACGGTCATCACGCGCAAGGCCTACGGCGGTGCGTACGATGTGATGAGCTCCAAGCACATTCGCGGCGACTTCAACGTCGCGTGGCCGAGCGCCGAGATCGCGGTCATGGGACCCAAGGGCGCCGTGGAGATTCTGTTCCGCCGCGAGATCGCCGAAGCGCCCGACCCGCAGCAGGCGATGGACGAACGCGTCGCCGAGTATACGGAGAAGTTCGCGAACCCCTACGTGGCCGCCTCGCGTGGATACCTCGACGACATCATTGACCCGCGGGATACGCGCCCGCGCCTGATCGACGCGCTCGATGCGCTGCAGGGCAAGCGGGACCGCAACCCTCCGCGAAAGCACGGGAACCTGCCGCTATGA